A part of Puntigrus tetrazona isolate hp1 chromosome 21, ASM1883169v1, whole genome shotgun sequence genomic DNA contains:
- the gfi1b gene encoding zinc finger protein Gfi-1b, whose protein sequence is MPRSFLVKSKKAHNVHRPIDTEQSEHKLPDPTPKTIPALVPLEPKECNSPERPKVEPVTRPSHRDPYDFIKCEREPDCPMPSLPELPVTTRRPFYLSEPQLAEFPPYYKSSYTWDHVPSSYDFRQMGFSPSLLQHASSLYGAHLKQSSEPQQPLDCSTHYSPTSNTYHCITCDKVFSTPHGLEVHVRRSHSGTRPFGCSICRKSFGHAVSLEQHMNVHSQERSFECKMCGKTFKRSSTLSTHLLIHSDTRPYPCQYCGKRFHQKSDMKKHTYIHTGEKPHKCQVCGKAFSQSSNLITHSRKHTGFKPFGCEICSKGFQRKVDLRRHHESQHSLK, encoded by the exons ATGCCTCGATCATTTTTGGTGAAAAGTAAAAAGGCTCACAATGTGCACCGACCCATCGACACCGAGCAAAGTGAACACAAACTCCCAGACCCGACACCCAAAACAA TCCCGGCGCTGGTCCCTTTGGAACCAAAGGAATGTAATTCCCCGGAGCGGCCCAAGGTGGAACCGGTCACCCGGCCGTCCCACAGAGACCCGTATGATTTCATCAAGTGTGAGCGAGAGCCCGACTGCCCGATGCCATCTCTACCTGAACTGCCTGTCACAACCAGACGGCCATTTTACTTGTCCG AGCCTCAGCTGGCAGAGTTCCCTCCCTACTACAAGAGCTCTTATACCTGGGATCATGTTCCTTCATCGTATGACTTCAGGCAGATGGGCTTCTCTCCATCACTACTTCAGCACGCCAGCAGCCTGTACGGAGCTCACCTGAAACAGAGCTCTGAGCCTCAACAGCCACTGGACTGCAGCACACATTACTCTCCCACGTCTAACACCTACCACTGCATTACCTGTGATAAG GTGTTTTCTACCCCTCATGGGCTGGAGGTTCACGTCAGACGGTCTCACAGTGGCACACGTCCCTTTGGATGCAGCATCTGCAGGAAGAGCTTTGGCCACGCTGTCAGTTTAGAGCAACACATGAACGTCCACTCTCAG GAAAGAAGTTTCGAATGCAAGATGTGCGGAAAGACCTTCAAACGCTCCTCAACACTGTCCACGCACCTGTTGATCCACTCGGACACGCGGCCGTACCCCTGCCAGTACTGCGGGAAGAGATTCCACCAGAAATCTGATATGAAGAAACACACCTACATCCACACAG GTGAGAAGCCTCACAAATGCCAGGTTTGTGGCAAGGCCTTCAGCCAGAGCTCTAACCTCATCACGCACAGCCGCAAACACACCGGATTCAAGCCGTTCGGCTGCGAGATCTGCTCCAAAGGCTTCCAGAGGAAGGTAGATCTTCGCAGACACCACGAGAGCCAGCACAGCCTGAAATAG